In a single window of the Arachis hypogaea cultivar Tifrunner chromosome 6, arahy.Tifrunner.gnm2.J5K5, whole genome shotgun sequence genome:
- the LOC112695686 gene encoding uncharacterized protein has protein sequence MVVEESKATWVPVVAVKFVAVVDKVEDLMTVVHATAVVEWVKDCNQGGGRCRGRFGGVCASGSCYNYREASFFVDAENPEQDSDCPLPKE, from the exons ATGGTGGTGGAGGAGTCTAAGGCAACATGGGTCCCAGTGGTCGCGGTAAAGTTCGTCGCGGTGGTGGATAAGGTGGAGGATTTGATGACGGTCGTGCATGCTACAGCCGTGGTGGAATGGGTCAAGGACTGCAACCAGGGAGGAGGCAGATGCAGAGGCAGGTTCGGCGGCGTTTGTGCCAGCGGAAGCTGCTACAACTATAGgg AGGCGTCTTTCTTCGTTGATGCAGAAAATCCAGAACAGGATTCTGATTGTCCCTTGCCAAA